The Streptomyces sp. NBC_01244 genome contains a region encoding:
- a CDS encoding DUF4350 domain-containing protein — translation MTHTTPDPQHPTGDAAPDPVHPTRDAAPSPAHPTAGAAPAPAGAPATAAALPPTTAGGASPRDLWTRARGFLVALAVLLAAALALAALNSGARHGYLDPRSADPYGSRAVAELLRDGGVTVRVVTTAEQAADASGPDTTLLVTDPDLLGETQLRDIRSAIDLSGGRTVLLAPSDPLSLPALAPGTRTHGDSPAPDTNLDPGSACTLPAATTAGRAATGGGLRYTTGTPGATGCYPSAGHPTLLVLPTGTHGGDTVLLGSEGILLNKTLAKEGNASLALQLLGSRPTLVWYLPSLADGTSDNGEGTGEERSFLDLIPAGWSWALLQLFLAAAVAALWRARRLGPLVTERLPVLVRASEATEGRARLYRKAGARDRAATVLRAAARERLAALVGVPAAQAHDPASLVPAVAARLTAGRPPQDPDTLLFGTTPTTDAALIALADHLDALEREVRTS, via the coding sequence ATGACCCACACCACCCCAGACCCCCAGCACCCCACCGGGGACGCAGCCCCGGACCCGGTACACCCCACCCGGGACGCAGCCCCGAGCCCGGCACACCCCACCGCCGGCGCAGCCCCCGCACCCGCCGGAGCCCCCGCCACGGCCGCCGCCCTTCCCCCTACAACCGCCGGAGGCGCATCGCCCCGGGATCTCTGGACCCGCGCCCGCGGGTTCCTCGTCGCGCTCGCGGTGCTCCTCGCCGCCGCGCTGGCCCTCGCCGCCCTGAACTCCGGTGCCCGGCACGGCTACCTCGACCCCCGCTCCGCCGACCCCTACGGCAGCCGGGCCGTGGCCGAGCTGCTCAGGGACGGCGGTGTCACCGTCCGGGTCGTCACCACCGCCGAGCAGGCCGCCGACGCCTCCGGCCCCGACACGACCCTGCTGGTCACCGACCCCGACCTGCTCGGGGAGACGCAGCTCCGCGACATCCGTTCCGCGATCGACCTCTCCGGCGGCCGGACCGTCCTGCTCGCGCCGAGCGACCCCCTCAGCCTCCCCGCCCTGGCCCCCGGCACCCGCACCCACGGCGACTCCCCCGCCCCGGACACGAACCTCGACCCGGGTAGCGCCTGCACCCTCCCCGCCGCCACCACCGCGGGCCGCGCCGCGACCGGCGGCGGCCTGCGCTACACGACCGGCACCCCCGGAGCCACCGGCTGCTACCCCAGCGCCGGCCACCCCACCCTCCTCGTCCTGCCCACCGGCACCCACGGCGGCGACACCGTCCTCCTCGGCTCCGAGGGCATCCTCCTCAACAAGACCCTCGCCAAGGAGGGCAACGCCTCCCTCGCGCTCCAGCTCCTCGGCTCCCGCCCGACCCTCGTCTGGTACCTGCCGTCCCTCGCCGACGGCACCTCCGACAACGGCGAAGGCACCGGCGAGGAGCGGAGCTTCCTCGACCTGATCCCCGCCGGCTGGAGCTGGGCCCTGCTCCAGCTCTTCCTCGCCGCCGCCGTCGCCGCCCTCTGGCGCGCCCGCCGCCTCGGCCCGCTCGTCACCGAACGCCTGCCCGTCCTCGTCCGCGCCTCCGAGGCCACCGAGGGCCGCGCCCGCCTGTACCGCAAGGCCGGCGCCCGCGACCGCGCCGCCACCGTGCTGCGCGCCGCCGCCCGCGAACGCCTGGCCGCGCTGGTCGGCGTACCGGCGGCCCAGGCCCACGACCCCGCCTCCCTGGTCCCCGCCGTCGCGGCCCGCCTCACCGCCGGACGGCCCCCGCAGGACCCGGACACCCTGCTCTTCGGCACGACCCCCACCACCGACGCGGCGCTCATCGCGCTCGCCGACCACCTCGACGCCCTCGAAAGAGAGGTCCGCACCTCATGA
- a CDS encoding AAA family ATPase has product MTATTDSARSALEALRTEIGKAVVGQDSAVTGLVVALLCRGHVLLEGVPGVAKTLLVRALAASLELDTKRVQFTPDLMPSDVTGSLVYDARTAEFSFQNGPVFTNLLLADEINRTPPKTQSSLLEAMEERQVTVDGTPRKLPEPFLVAATMNPVEYEGTYPLPEAQLDRFLLKLTVPLPSREDEIGVLTRHAAGFNPRDLHSAGIRPVAGPAELDAARKAVEATSVSPEITAYVVDICRATRESPSLTLGVSPRGATALLATARAWAWLVGRDYVTPDDVKALALPTLRHRVQLRPEAEMEGVTADAVITAILTHVPVPR; this is encoded by the coding sequence ATGACGGCCACCACGGACAGCGCCCGCTCCGCCCTGGAGGCGCTCCGCACCGAGATCGGAAAGGCCGTGGTCGGCCAGGACTCCGCCGTCACCGGTCTCGTCGTAGCCCTCCTCTGCCGCGGCCACGTCCTCCTCGAAGGCGTCCCCGGCGTCGCGAAGACCCTCCTCGTACGGGCGCTGGCCGCCTCCCTCGAACTCGACACCAAGCGCGTCCAGTTCACCCCCGACCTGATGCCGAGCGACGTCACCGGCTCCCTCGTCTACGACGCCCGCACCGCGGAGTTCTCGTTCCAGAACGGCCCGGTCTTCACCAACCTGCTGCTCGCCGACGAGATCAACCGCACGCCTCCCAAGACCCAGTCCTCCCTCCTCGAAGCGATGGAGGAGCGCCAGGTCACCGTCGACGGCACCCCCCGCAAGCTCCCGGAGCCGTTCCTCGTCGCCGCCACCATGAACCCGGTCGAGTACGAGGGCACGTACCCCCTGCCCGAGGCCCAGCTCGACCGCTTCCTCCTGAAGCTCACCGTCCCGCTCCCCTCCCGCGAGGACGAGATCGGCGTACTGACCCGCCACGCGGCCGGCTTCAACCCCCGCGACCTGCACTCCGCCGGCATCCGCCCGGTCGCCGGCCCCGCCGAGCTCGACGCCGCCCGCAAGGCCGTCGAGGCCACCAGCGTCTCTCCGGAGATCACCGCGTACGTCGTCGACATCTGCCGCGCCACCCGCGAATCCCCCTCCCTCACCCTCGGCGTCTCCCCGCGCGGCGCCACCGCGCTGCTGGCCACGGCCCGCGCCTGGGCCTGGCTCGTGGGCCGCGACTACGTCACCCCCGACGACGTGAAGGCCCTCGCCCTGCCGACCCTGCGCCACCGCGTCCAACTGCGCCCCGAGGCCGAGATGGAGGGCGTCACGGCCGACGCGGTCATCACCGCGATCCTCACCCACGTCCCCGTCCCGCGCTGA
- a CDS encoding DUF58 domain-containing protein, whose product MAFTGRAALLAALGSIPVGILGPSWAGMLAVNAPIALACAVDYALAAPVRTLQLARSGDTSVRLGEAADVHLTITNPSPRTLRARIRDAWPPSSWLPGTEVTGSRHALTVPPGERRRLTTRLRPTRRGDRQAARVTIRSYGPLGLLARQGHHTVPWTVRVLPPFASRKHLPSRLARLRELDGRTSVLTRGEGTEFDSLRDYVPGDDTRSIDWRATARQNKVAVRTWRPERDRHILICLDTGRTAAGRVGDAPRLDSAMDAALLLTALATRAGDRVDLLAHDRRPRAQVQARSAADTLPAFVNAMSTLEPELVETDSRTLVSTILRSAPRRSLVVLLTSLDAAPVEEGLLPLLPRLTQRHTVLLASVSDPHVAEMTKSRGTVEAVYEAAAGTQSQSARRRTAEQLTRHGVHVVDATPDTLAPALADAYLALKAAGRL is encoded by the coding sequence ATGGCGTTCACCGGACGCGCCGCCCTGCTCGCGGCCCTCGGCAGCATCCCCGTCGGCATCCTCGGACCCAGCTGGGCGGGCATGCTGGCGGTCAACGCCCCCATCGCCCTGGCCTGCGCCGTCGACTACGCCCTCGCAGCCCCGGTCCGCACGCTCCAACTGGCCCGCTCCGGCGACACATCGGTGCGCCTCGGCGAAGCCGCCGACGTCCACCTCACGATCACGAACCCCTCCCCGCGCACGCTGCGCGCCCGGATCCGCGACGCCTGGCCCCCGAGCAGTTGGCTCCCGGGAACGGAAGTCACCGGCTCCCGGCACGCGTTGACGGTTCCCCCCGGCGAACGCCGCCGCCTGACCACCCGCCTGCGCCCCACCCGCCGCGGCGACCGCCAGGCGGCCCGCGTCACGATCCGCTCGTACGGCCCGCTCGGCCTGCTGGCCCGCCAGGGCCACCACACCGTGCCGTGGACGGTCCGCGTCCTGCCGCCCTTCGCGAGCCGCAAACACCTCCCCTCCCGCCTCGCCCGCCTGCGCGAACTCGACGGCCGCACCAGCGTCCTGACCCGCGGTGAGGGCACGGAGTTCGACAGCCTGCGCGACTACGTGCCCGGCGACGACACCCGTTCCATCGACTGGCGGGCCACCGCCCGCCAGAACAAGGTCGCCGTCCGCACCTGGCGCCCGGAACGCGACCGCCACATCCTGATCTGCCTCGACACCGGCCGCACCGCGGCCGGCCGCGTCGGCGACGCCCCGCGTCTCGACTCGGCGATGGACGCGGCCCTGCTCCTCACCGCCCTGGCCACCCGCGCGGGCGACCGCGTGGACCTCCTGGCCCACGACCGCCGCCCCCGCGCCCAGGTCCAGGCCCGCAGCGCCGCAGACACCCTCCCCGCCTTCGTGAACGCGATGTCCACGCTCGAACCGGAACTGGTCGAAACCGACTCCCGCACCCTGGTCTCCACCATCCTGCGCAGCGCCCCGCGCCGCTCCCTGGTGGTCCTCCTGACCAGCCTGGACGCCGCCCCCGTCGAAGAGGGCCTGCTCCCCCTCCTCCCCCGCCTCACCCAGCGCCACACGGTCCTGCTGGCCTCGGTCTCGGACCCCCACGTGGCGGAGATGACGAAGTCCCGCGGCACGGTGGAGGCCGTCTACGAGGCAGCCGCGGGCACCCAGTCCCAGTCGGCCCGCCGTCGCACCGCCGAACAGCTCACCCGCCACGGCGTCCACGTGGTCGACGCCACCCCGGACACCCTGGCCCCGGCCCTGGCCGACGCCTACCTCGCCCTGAAGGCCGCAGGCCGCCTCTGA
- a CDS encoding Uma2 family endonuclease, whose product MTDWIRWSGTHQEDTMADFTPEQMRRMHDFAEQLSELAEHQEDQWKVQSTDGQISLTMMSPTAPHGLNVVRLRRQIEAQTPEVMALNDTNMGDPVTGLTKVPDLMVIAEEDTDDTARVVNSRDVLMVVEVVSRTNSLTDIRDKLHDYPRMGVPLYVVVDPRKDKKTATVHSDPSDGPDGLRYRKKVPYAFGDTAIAGRWTLDTSSLKSYPADW is encoded by the coding sequence GTGACCGACTGGATACGCTGGTCGGGTACCCACCAGGAGGACACCATGGCCGACTTCACCCCGGAGCAGATGCGCCGCATGCACGACTTCGCGGAGCAACTCTCGGAGCTGGCCGAGCACCAGGAAGACCAGTGGAAGGTGCAGAGCACCGACGGTCAGATCTCCCTCACGATGATGAGCCCCACAGCCCCCCACGGGCTGAACGTGGTGCGGCTGCGCCGTCAGATCGAGGCCCAGACACCCGAGGTCATGGCTCTCAACGACACGAACATGGGCGATCCGGTGACGGGCCTGACCAAGGTCCCCGACCTCATGGTCATCGCCGAGGAAGACACCGACGACACGGCCAGGGTCGTGAACTCCCGCGATGTCCTGATGGTGGTCGAGGTCGTCTCACGCACGAACTCCCTCACCGACATCCGTGACAAGCTCCACGACTATCCGAGGATGGGGGTCCCGCTGTACGTCGTGGTGGACCCCCGCAAGGACAAGAAGACCGCCACGGTGCACAGCGACCCCTCGGACGGCCCTGACGGCCTGCGCTACCGAAAGAAAGTCCCATACGCCTTCGGTGACACCGCCATCGCCGGCCGCTGGACACTCGACACGAGCAGCCTCAAGAGCTACCCCGCCGACTGGTAA
- a CDS encoding stage II sporulation protein M, giving the protein MDLDVFVAAHQAEWARLEQLLGRGRRLTGAEADELVALYQRTATHLSLVQSSAPDPMLTGRLTQLVARARATVTGTRRSGWRDAARFFTSGFPAAVYLSRRWWIPTALISTAVGVLVGWWIATHPEIQNAIGAPEDLKAMTKPGGGYETYYSSHPAASFAAQVWTNNAQAAAICLVLGGFLGLPVLYILWQNMLNLGVGIGLMSSADRLDVFLGLILPHGLLELTAVFVAAGTGLRLGWTVIDPGHRTRRVALAEQGRAALGMAIGLAVVLFLSGLIEGFVTPSGLPTWARISIGVAAEAAFLLYVYVLGGRAARAGDTGDVEQADQTATLPTAA; this is encoded by the coding sequence ATGGATCTCGACGTCTTCGTTGCGGCCCACCAGGCCGAGTGGGCCCGCCTGGAACAGCTGCTGGGCCGGGGCCGGCGACTCACGGGAGCCGAGGCGGACGAGCTCGTCGCGCTCTACCAGCGCACGGCCACGCACCTCTCCCTCGTCCAGTCCAGCGCCCCCGACCCGATGCTCACGGGCCGCCTGACCCAGCTCGTCGCCCGCGCCCGTGCCACGGTGACGGGCACCCGGCGGTCCGGCTGGCGCGACGCGGCCCGCTTCTTCACCTCGGGCTTCCCGGCCGCCGTCTACCTCAGCCGCCGCTGGTGGATACCCACGGCACTGATCTCCACGGCCGTCGGCGTACTCGTCGGCTGGTGGATAGCAACCCACCCGGAGATCCAGAACGCCATCGGGGCTCCGGAAGACCTGAAGGCGATGACGAAGCCGGGCGGCGGGTACGAGACGTACTACTCCAGCCACCCCGCGGCCTCCTTCGCGGCCCAGGTCTGGACGAACAACGCCCAGGCGGCCGCGATCTGCCTGGTCCTGGGCGGTTTCCTGGGCCTGCCGGTCCTGTACATCCTGTGGCAGAACATGCTGAACCTGGGCGTCGGCATCGGTCTGATGTCCTCCGCCGACCGCCTCGACGTCTTCCTCGGCCTGATCCTCCCGCACGGCCTGCTCGAACTGACCGCCGTCTTCGTGGCCGCCGGTACGGGCCTGCGCCTGGGCTGGACGGTCATCGACCCCGGCCACCGCACCCGCCGTGTCGCCCTCGCCGAACAGGGCCGCGCGGCCCTCGGCATGGCCATCGGCCTGGCAGTGGTCCTCTTCCTCTCGGGCCTGATCGAAGGCTTCGTCACCCCTTCCGGCCTGCCCACCTGGGCCCGCATCAGCATCGGCGTGGCCGCCGAGGCGGCGTTCCTGCTCTACGTCTACGTCCTGGGCGGCCGCGCGGCCCGAGCCGGCGACACGGGCGACGTGGAGCAGGCCGACCAGACGGCGACGCTCCCCACCGCGGCCTGA
- a CDS encoding RDD family protein has product MSDLVTGDAVVLGLRPARLPSRALAILLDLVVYVAGYLLISVGLVLATASMDGAARAAVSVASFVLVLVGVPIAVETLSHGRSLGKLACGLRVVRDDGGPVRFRHALVRGAFGVFELLLTFGSVACIASLFSERGRRLGDVFAGTLVVRERVPGARVMPVPPPPPWLAGRFGGLDLSAVPDGLWLAIRQYLTRMDQLDPQVGGALAARLADDLVARTGALPPVGVPAAAFLMAVVHERQSRDAARAFRQPQPAPGVAPVPYGQPAPVVMPAVAPVAPAVVPAAPVAPVAPVSVQPPKATGFAPPG; this is encoded by the coding sequence GTGAGCGATCTGGTGACGGGGGACGCGGTCGTCCTGGGGCTGCGGCCGGCGAGGCTGCCGAGCCGGGCGCTGGCGATCCTGCTCGACCTGGTCGTGTACGTCGCCGGGTACCTGCTCATTTCCGTCGGGCTCGTGCTGGCCACCGCTTCGATGGACGGGGCGGCCCGGGCGGCCGTGTCGGTGGCCTCGTTCGTCCTCGTCCTTGTCGGCGTGCCGATCGCGGTGGAGACGCTGAGCCACGGACGGTCGCTGGGCAAGCTCGCGTGCGGGCTGCGCGTGGTGCGCGACGACGGCGGGCCGGTCCGTTTCCGGCACGCGCTGGTGCGCGGGGCCTTCGGGGTCTTCGAACTGCTGCTGACCTTCGGGTCCGTGGCGTGCATCGCCTCGCTGTTCTCCGAGCGGGGCCGCCGGCTCGGGGACGTGTTCGCGGGGACGCTGGTCGTCCGGGAGCGGGTGCCTGGGGCACGGGTGATGCCGGTGCCCCCGCCGCCTCCGTGGCTGGCCGGCAGGTTCGGCGGGCTGGACCTGTCCGCGGTGCCCGACGGGCTGTGGCTGGCGATCCGGCAGTACCTGACGCGCATGGACCAGCTCGATCCTCAGGTGGGCGGCGCGTTGGCGGCCCGGCTCGCGGACGATCTGGTGGCCCGTACGGGGGCTCTGCCGCCGGTCGGGGTGCCTGCCGCCGCGTTCCTGATGGCCGTGGTGCACGAGCGGCAGTCACGGGACGCCGCGCGGGCCTTCCGGCAGCCGCAGCCCGCTCCCGGGGTGGCTCCGGTTCCGTACGGGCAGCCCGCGCCCGTGGTGATGCCGGCCGTGGCGCCCGTCGCTCCGGCGGTGGTGCCCGCGGCTCCGGTCGCGCCGGTGGCGCCCGTGTCCGTACAGCCGCCGAAGGCGACCGGGTTCGCCCCGCCTGGCTAG